One Mycobacterium kubicae genomic window carries:
- a CDS encoding GntR family transcriptional regulator, translated as MELRDLLKVDVKAGKPLFDQLRTQVIDGVRAGSLPPGTRLPTVRELAGQLGVAANTVARAYRELESAAVVETRGRFGTFISRFDPTDAAMAAAAKEYVDVAKALGLTKSDAMRYLTNVPDD; from the coding sequence GTGGAGCTGCGCGATTTATTGAAGGTCGACGTCAAGGCGGGCAAACCGCTGTTCGACCAGCTCAGAACGCAGGTGATCGACGGAGTGCGGGCCGGCTCGCTGCCGCCGGGCACGCGCCTGCCGACGGTGCGGGAACTGGCTGGTCAGCTCGGCGTGGCCGCCAACACCGTGGCCCGCGCCTACCGCGAGCTCGAGTCAGCGGCCGTCGTGGAGACCCGGGGCCGCTTCGGCACCTTCATCTCCCGCTTCGATCCCACCGACGCCGCGATGGCGGCCGCGGCGAAGGAGTACGTGGATGTCGCCAAAGCGCTGGGCCTGACCAAGTCCGACGCGATGCGCTACCTCACGAACGTTCCGGACG